One uncultured Gellertiella sp. genomic window carries:
- a CDS encoding aminotransferase translates to MLDNVDNSGADGLKNDREGDPAALIQPWPAAGSMGAEVRGLLRSSDGVYVEDADGHRLLDGPAGMWCVNAGHRNEALISAMSDQARKLTYNSPWYTTTRQSDELADALAARAPGDLNHVFFTTGGSSAVETALRLMQFSNNVRGRPDKKLMVSRQAGYHGSTYLSASLNGRPRDHDWMDSASHLVRKLSAPDPFRRPKGMSIAEFEDFLVEEFAALIVREGAERIGAFVAEPIQASGGVIVPPPGYLQRMHALCKANDILYISDEVVTAFGRLGSVFASKDVFGIEPDMITFAKGVTSGYFPLGGVMVSAKVFEDIRASEHTDATFSHGLTYSSHPIGCAVALKNLELLEEGGLLDNVRDLESHFIDSLKRLEQHALVGEVRGKGLMAGIECVADRDSNNPLALDLEVGKRIDKHCQELGLMVRPIINMCVMSPPLTISRSQIDDMVDILDKGIRLTMDDLTREGLWKN, encoded by the coding sequence ATGCTGGATAATGTCGATAATTCCGGGGCAGATGGCCTGAAAAACGATCGGGAAGGTGATCCGGCGGCCCTCATCCAGCCCTGGCCTGCGGCGGGCTCGATGGGAGCCGAGGTGCGCGGCCTGCTGCGGTCGTCCGACGGGGTCTATGTCGAGGATGCCGACGGGCACCGGTTGCTCGACGGGCCTGCCGGCATGTGGTGCGTCAATGCCGGGCACCGCAACGAGGCGCTGATTTCGGCGATGAGCGATCAGGCCCGCAAACTGACCTATAATTCGCCCTGGTACACCACCACCCGCCAGTCGGATGAGCTCGCCGATGCGCTGGCGGCGCGTGCCCCCGGCGATCTCAACCATGTGTTCTTTACCACCGGCGGCTCCTCTGCGGTCGAAACCGCGCTGCGCCTCATGCAGTTTTCCAACAATGTCCGGGGTCGGCCAGACAAGAAGCTGATGGTGTCGCGCCAGGCAGGCTATCACGGCTCGACCTATCTGTCGGCCTCGCTGAACGGCAGGCCGCGCGACCATGACTGGATGGACAGCGCCAGCCATCTGGTGCGCAAGCTGTCTGCGCCCGATCCCTTCCGCCGCCCGAAGGGCATGAGCATTGCCGAATTTGAAGATTTCCTGGTCGAGGAATTTGCCGCCCTGATCGTCCGGGAAGGGGCCGAGCGGATCGGGGCCTTCGTTGCCGAGCCAATCCAGGCCTCGGGCGGGGTGATCGTGCCGCCCCCCGGCTATCTCCAGCGGATGCATGCGCTCTGCAAGGCCAATGACATCCTCTATATTTCCGATGAAGTGGTCACCGCCTTCGGTCGCCTCGGGTCGGTTTTTGCCTCGAAGGACGTGTTCGGCATCGAGCCCGACATGATCACCTTTGCCAAGGGCGTGACATCAGGCTATTTCCCGCTCGGCGGCGTGATGGTGTCGGCAAAGGTTTTCGAGGATATCCGTGCTTCGGAACATACCGACGCCACCTTCTCCCACGGCCTGACCTATTCGAGCCATCCGATCGGCTGTGCGGTGGCGCTGAAGAATCTCGAGTTGCTGGAGGAGGGCGGGCTGCTCGACAATGTCCGCGATCTGGAATCCCATTTCATCGACAGCCTGAAGCGGCTTGAGCAGCATGCACTGGTCGGCGAAGTGCGCGGCAAGGGGCTGATGGCCGGCATCGAATGCGTCGCCGACCGCGACAGCAACAATCCGCTGGCGCTCGATCTGGAAGTCGGCAAGCGGATCGACAAGCATTGCCAGGAACTGGGCCTGATGGTGCGGCCGATCATCAACATGTGCGTGATGTCGCCGCCGCTCACCATCAGCCGCAGCCAGATCGACGACATGGTCGACATTCTCGACAAGGGCATTCGCCTGACGATGGATGACCTGACCCGGGAAGGGCTCTGGAAGAACTGA
- a CDS encoding glucoamylase family protein: MSLQNSPATTSRDPEAKQIDHNGSIRLTYFSIEELKACGEEMARSGNIKLPAYTPFDFLRRHKENDREILRVYRSTASDVAAGAVITPAAEWLLDNHYIVEEALQEVRRDFPRKFLRQLPVISVAGSEIPRTLAIAWLYVAHTHSSVSRESLSAIVEGFQQVETLEIGELWALPSMVRYVLIENLRRISIRVERSRQMRRKANEAADELIRLNDPQRCKAFLETLEQLAEDNTFATQFLYRLRDGSQTSSLAIAWLEERLERGGTDAEEVLMAEHNRLSSGNVTMGNIIRGLREIDDTEWSVWVEDVSHVDKLLFGRTDYGALDAGSRNKYRKTIERLARRSGLKELEIAAMACDMTETSAPVGLTGRTPNLGDFLVGTERKKLEKAIGYKTPVLQGSIRNLRKFDWFAIAGPVIALTLAALWGAGLFLGHTGLELGAITLLMALFALPASEGATGLFNTLVTLLVPPVRLIGYEFKEGIPDDARTLLVVPCLISSRDSVDDLIRNLEVHYLSNPHGAIHFALVSDWPDSHQEESDSDLAVFAYARQQIDMLRQRYAADSQKRFFLLHRRRLFNPQEGVWMGWERKRGKLHELNLLLRGDRDTTFLPGANEIPDGIQYVMTLDSDTRLMRDAVTKLVGKLHHPINRPVLDPVSKRVVKGYALLQPRVTASLTTGIDASVFQRIFSINRGLDPYVFTVSDVYQDLTGEGTFTGKGLYHVDAFEAALKGRIDENTVLSHDLLEGSMARCALVTDVELVEDFPVRYEVEVSRQHRWARGDWQLLPFILDLGRGVTALGRWKMIDNLRRTLIPIAWFLASVCGWYLLKPFDALVWQALLIFCLFVAPTLSLISGVIPRSSDIVARAHLYTVWTDLRGANAQVALRVVFIADSACKMADAIIRSFYRLFVSRKYLLEWKTAASVQSSAQGTILAYYKAMWHSVAAALLGLVAAGLPGHDTFLVALPFCFLWLVSPAVAWYVSQTAETEDRLDVSEEVSTELRKIARRTWRYFETFVTAEQHFLPPDNFQEIPQPVLAKRTSPTNIGVYLLSVISARQFGWISFAETIQRLEQTLSTIDSMEKYRGHLLNWYLTDSLATLGPRYVSAVDSGNLAGHLVAVSSALRDWEEAPSAHMQGQIDGLADGLGILEEVLQDLPDDRKTVRPLRRRLEERIQGFSTALATVRREKVSASIHILNLLGLARDIEKLALNLHHEVGSHQSGEVADWARALVANCEAHGSDTAVDISNIEPLRQRLAFLRDKARGIAFGMDFSFLFRPERRLLSIGFRVDTGELDEACYDLLASEARLTSLFAIAKGDLPTEHWYKLGRQVVPVGSRGALLSWSGSMFEYLMPPLVMQERYGGILNQTNNLVVKEQMNHGRRLGTPWGISEAAFNARDHELTYQYTNFGVPSLGLKRGLGENAVIAPYASLLASQYNPEAALANLMELRKLGALGVYGFHDAVDFTPTRVPEGKRCAVVRNYMAHHHGMSIAAVANVVFNGHLRELFHSDPVIEAAELLLEEKAPREVQVMSAKHEPAKTGSTQDDLLRPRVRTIADPAKRERELVFLSNGHYSVMLTATGSGYARWNGQAVSRWKADPTEDRWGNYIFLRDMANSQWWSATAEPRAIEGEKTSVIFGDDKAEFSKTVGKLTSEVECIVANEFDAEGRRITLINMSQEDRFIEVTSYLEPVLASEESDNAHPAFSRMFVRTEIGKRGDVIRAVRNKRNPNEPDMWVAHLIVDNSGSSRHTEFETDRRRFIGRGRTLAEAQAFDAGASLSGTDGFTLDPVLSLRRVVRVPAGKKVSVIYWTIAAPSREEVDMAIDRYRHPDAFSHEMVHAWTRAQVQMRHIGVTSKQAAAFQLLGRYLVYPDMHLRADATTVESGLASQSALWPLAISGDYPIIALRINDEMDLGIAREALMAQEYLRSRGLTVDLVIVNERAASYAQDMQHALDAACENFRRLGQADGLRQHIFAVRRDLMDLATWQALIAASRAVFHAANGTVADQIDRAVSLFSPPFKAETAPVAEQVLTLPVLTAPEERTVTDYGDLDFWNGYGGFSRDGHEYVVRLYGGQASPQPWINVIANSNFGFHVSAEGCGFTWSENSRDYQLTPWSNDAVINRPGEAFYISDRESGSVMTPFAALSRDRNALFEARHGRGYSVFVTDQNQLSIELLQTVDTVEPVKISRLRLTNNGPEARHLRVYAYVEWVLGNNPQKTAPYVMTSQDADGSALFASNPYSLDYANRIAFLASRDVPGSVTTSRREFIGPAGSILSPAAVKSGAALSNAVDFDGDPAAAIAIDVTVRPGESRDVFVYLGDAANREDARAALGSVRGRDFETVLADTHAFWARFTGTIAVKTPDKAFDLMINGWLPYQALACRIRARAAFYQASGAYGFRDQLQDTLAFLIQDPTLARAQIINAASRQFVEGDVQHWWLPQTGAGVRTLISDDVVWLAHAVDRYVDVTGDVGLLDEQIAFLSGEALAEGQHDAFYRPETSQQTASIYEHAALGLDLAIRRTGENGLPLILGGDWNDGMNRVGIEGRGTSVWLGWLLAGTLDTFLAHARTRDDGVRIDRWQTHLEKLRGALEEAGWDGHYYRRGTFDDGTLLGSAVSEECRIDSIAQSWSVLSRQGQPDRQQAAMNAVMDQLVDRDAGMLRLFSPPFETTSHDPGYIKAYPPGVRENGGQYTHAATWVVLALAELGRGDDAHACFSLLNPVNHALTRTQADIYRVEPYVVAADVYGEGDLARRGGWTWYTGSAGWLYRAGVEGILGITKRKNRILLAPALPQDWDRVDVDMTVGGRMRRIAMIRKNGDIEVSVDGTVLDNPKEGFAL; this comes from the coding sequence ATGTCCCTGCAAAATTCGCCCGCTACCACGTCCCGCGACCCCGAAGCCAAGCAGATCGATCACAACGGCTCGATTCGTCTGACCTACTTCAGCATCGAGGAACTGAAGGCGTGCGGGGAGGAGATGGCGCGCTCCGGCAATATCAAGCTGCCGGCCTATACGCCTTTCGATTTCCTGCGCCGTCACAAGGAAAACGACCGGGAAATCCTGCGGGTCTACCGTTCGACCGCCTCTGACGTGGCCGCCGGTGCCGTCATCACCCCTGCGGCCGAATGGCTGCTCGACAATCACTATATTGTCGAGGAGGCGTTGCAGGAGGTGCGCCGCGACTTTCCGCGCAAATTCCTGCGCCAGCTCCCGGTCATTTCCGTTGCCGGCAGCGAGATCCCGCGCACGCTGGCCATTGCCTGGCTCTATGTTGCCCATACCCACAGTTCGGTATCGCGTGAAAGCCTGTCGGCAATTGTCGAAGGTTTCCAGCAGGTCGAGACGCTTGAAATCGGCGAACTCTGGGCGCTGCCGTCGATGGTGCGCTATGTGCTGATCGAAAATCTGCGGCGGATCTCGATCCGCGTCGAGCGCTCGCGCCAGATGCGCCGCAAGGCCAATGAGGCGGCGGACGAGTTGATCCGCCTCAACGATCCCCAGCGCTGCAAGGCCTTCCTCGAAACGCTGGAGCAGCTGGCGGAAGACAATACCTTTGCCACCCAGTTCCTCTATCGCCTGCGCGATGGCTCGCAGACATCGAGTCTTGCCATCGCCTGGCTGGAAGAGCGCCTCGAACGGGGCGGGACCGATGCCGAAGAAGTGCTGATGGCCGAGCATAACCGGCTGTCCTCCGGCAATGTCACCATGGGCAACATCATCCGCGGTTTGCGCGAGATTGATGACACCGAATGGTCCGTATGGGTCGAGGATGTCAGCCATGTCGACAAGCTGCTGTTTGGCCGGACCGATTATGGCGCGCTCGATGCCGGTTCGCGCAACAAGTACCGCAAGACCATCGAGCGGCTGGCCCGCCGTTCCGGCCTGAAAGAACTCGAGATCGCGGCCATGGCCTGCGACATGACCGAGACCTCGGCACCGGTCGGGCTGACCGGACGCACACCCAATCTCGGCGACTTCCTGGTCGGCACCGAGCGCAAGAAGCTCGAAAAGGCCATCGGCTACAAGACGCCGGTCCTGCAGGGCTCGATCAGGAATCTGCGGAAATTCGACTGGTTTGCCATTGCCGGACCGGTGATCGCGCTGACCCTGGCAGCGCTCTGGGGCGCAGGTCTCTTCCTCGGCCATACAGGCCTGGAGCTTGGCGCCATCACCCTGCTGATGGCGCTGTTTGCCCTGCCTGCATCGGAAGGGGCGACCGGTCTTTTCAACACGCTCGTGACCCTGCTGGTGCCGCCGGTGCGGCTGATCGGCTACGAATTCAAGGAAGGCATTCCGGATGATGCCCGCACGCTGCTGGTCGTGCCCTGCCTGATCTCCAGTCGCGACAGTGTCGATGACCTGATCCGCAATCTGGAGGTCCACTATCTCTCCAATCCGCATGGCGCCATCCATTTTGCCCTGGTGAGCGACTGGCCCGACAGCCACCAGGAGGAAAGCGATTCGGATCTCGCGGTTTTCGCCTATGCCCGCCAGCAGATCGACATGCTGCGCCAGCGCTATGCCGCCGACAGCCAGAAGCGGTTTTTCCTGCTGCATCGCCGCCGTCTGTTCAACCCGCAGGAAGGCGTCTGGATGGGCTGGGAGCGCAAGCGCGGCAAGCTGCACGAGCTGAACCTGCTGCTGCGCGGCGACCGTGACACGACCTTCCTGCCCGGCGCCAACGAAATCCCCGATGGCATCCAGTATGTGATGACGCTCGACAGCGACACGCGCCTGATGCGCGATGCCGTCACCAAGCTTGTCGGCAAGCTGCACCATCCGATCAATCGTCCGGTGCTCGACCCGGTGTCGAAGCGGGTGGTAAAGGGCTATGCATTGCTGCAGCCGCGCGTCACCGCCTCGCTGACGACGGGGATCGATGCGTCGGTGTTCCAGCGCATCTTTTCCATCAACCGCGGCCTCGACCCCTATGTGTTCACCGTGTCGGATGTCTATCAGGACCTGACCGGAGAAGGCACCTTTACCGGCAAGGGCCTCTACCATGTCGACGCCTTCGAAGCGGCGCTGAAGGGGCGCATCGATGAAAATACCGTGCTGAGCCACGACCTGCTCGAGGGCTCGATGGCACGTTGTGCGCTGGTCACCGATGTGGAACTGGTGGAGGATTTCCCGGTTCGCTACGAGGTGGAAGTGTCGCGCCAGCACCGCTGGGCGCGGGGCGATTGGCAGCTTCTGCCCTTCATCCTCGATCTCGGACGGGGCGTTACCGCGCTCGGCCGCTGGAAGATGATCGATAACCTCCGCCGCACCCTCATTCCGATTGCCTGGTTCCTGGCCTCGGTCTGTGGCTGGTATCTGCTGAAACCCTTCGACGCGCTGGTCTGGCAGGCGCTGCTGATCTTCTGCCTGTTCGTTGCGCCGACACTGTCGCTGATTTCAGGCGTCATTCCGCGCTCCAGCGATATCGTCGCCCGGGCCCATCTCTACACTGTGTGGACGGATCTGCGCGGTGCCAATGCCCAGGTGGCGCTCAGGGTGGTGTTCATCGCCGATTCCGCCTGCAAGATGGCGGATGCGATCATCCGCTCCTTCTATCGCCTGTTCGTCAGCCGCAAATATCTGCTGGAATGGAAGACGGCAGCCAGCGTGCAATCGAGTGCGCAGGGCACGATTCTTGCCTATTACAAGGCGATGTGGCACTCGGTGGCCGCAGCCCTGCTGGGGCTGGTTGCCGCCGGCCTGCCGGGACACGATACATTCCTCGTGGCGCTGCCCTTCTGCTTCCTCTGGCTGGTTTCGCCCGCCGTTGCCTGGTATGTCAGCCAGACCGCCGAGACCGAAGACCGCCTCGACGTTTCGGAAGAGGTCTCGACGGAACTGCGCAAGATTGCCCGGCGTACCTGGCGCTATTTCGAAACCTTCGTGACAGCCGAACAGCATTTCCTGCCGCCGGACAATTTCCAGGAAATTCCGCAGCCGGTGCTCGCCAAGCGCACCTCGCCGACCAACATAGGCGTCTATCTTCTGTCGGTGATATCGGCCCGCCAGTTCGGCTGGATCTCGTTTGCCGAAACCATCCAGCGGCTGGAACAGACGCTGTCGACCATCGACAGCATGGAAAAATACCGGGGTCACCTGCTGAACTGGTATCTGACCGACAGCCTGGCCACCCTTGGCCCGCGTTACGTCTCGGCGGTGGACAGCGGCAATCTCGCAGGCCATCTGGTGGCGGTGTCCTCGGCCCTTCGCGACTGGGAAGAGGCGCCTTCGGCCCATATGCAGGGCCAGATCGACGGGCTTGCAGACGGGCTCGGCATTCTGGAAGAGGTGCTTCAGGACCTTCCCGACGACCGCAAGACGGTGCGCCCGCTGCGGCGCAGGCTGGAGGAGCGGATCCAGGGCTTTTCGACGGCGCTTGCCACGGTGCGGCGCGAAAAGGTCTCGGCCTCCATCCACATCCTCAACCTTCTCGGCCTTGCCCGCGATATCGAAAAGCTGGCGCTGAACCTGCATCACGAGGTCGGCTCGCACCAGAGCGGCGAAGTGGCCGACTGGGCCCGCGCGCTGGTCGCCAATTGCGAGGCGCATGGTTCCGATACCGCCGTCGACATCTCCAATATCGAACCGCTTCGCCAGCGGCTGGCCTTCCTGCGCGACAAGGCGCGCGGCATTGCCTTCGGCATGGACTTCAGCTTCCTGTTCCGCCCCGAACGCCGCCTGCTGTCGATCGGTTTCCGCGTCGATACCGGCGAACTCGATGAGGCCTGCTACGATCTGCTGGCCTCCGAGGCGCGGCTCACCAGCCTGTTTGCGATCGCCAAGGGCGACCTGCCGACGGAGCACTGGTACAAGCTTGGCCGTCAGGTCGTGCCGGTCGGATCGCGCGGTGCGCTTCTGTCCTGGTCCGGCTCGATGTTCGAATATCTGATGCCGCCGCTGGTCATGCAGGAACGCTATGGCGGCATCCTCAACCAGACCAACAATCTCGTGGTCAAGGAACAGATGAACCATGGCAGGCGGCTTGGCACGCCCTGGGGCATTTCGGAAGCCGCCTTCAATGCACGCGACCACGAACTGACCTATCAATATACCAATTTCGGCGTGCCTTCGCTGGGCCTGAAGCGCGGGCTTGGCGAAAACGCGGTGATCGCGCCCTATGCCTCGCTGCTTGCCTCGCAATACAATCCCGAGGCGGCGCTTGCCAACCTGATGGAACTGCGCAAACTCGGCGCGCTCGGCGTCTACGGGTTCCATGACGCGGTCGATTTCACGCCGACCCGGGTACCGGAGGGCAAGCGCTGTGCCGTGGTTCGCAACTACATGGCACATCACCATGGCATGTCGATTGCAGCCGTTGCCAATGTCGTCTTCAACGGCCACCTGCGCGAGCTTTTCCACTCCGATCCCGTCATCGAGGCGGCGGAACTGCTGCTCGAGGAAAAGGCACCACGCGAAGTCCAGGTGATGAGCGCCAAGCACGAACCGGCCAAGACCGGCTCCACCCAGGACGATCTGCTGCGTCCGCGGGTCCGCACCATCGCCGACCCCGCCAAGCGGGAGCGCGAGCTGGTGTTCCTGTCGAACGGCCATTATTCGGTGATGCTGACGGCGACCGGCTCGGGCTATGCCCGCTGGAACGGCCAGGCCGTCTCGCGCTGGAAAGCCGATCCGACCGAAGACCGCTGGGGCAATTACATTTTCCTGCGTGACATGGCGAACAGCCAGTGGTGGTCGGCGACCGCCGAACCGCGTGCCATCGAGGGCGAAAAGACCAGCGTCATCTTCGGTGATGACAAGGCGGAATTCTCCAAGACCGTCGGCAAGCTGACGAGCGAGGTCGAATGCATCGTCGCCAACGAATTTGATGCGGAAGGCCGCCGGATCACGCTGATCAACATGAGCCAGGAAGACCGCTTCATCGAGGTGACCTCCTATCTGGAGCCGGTTCTGGCCTCTGAAGAGTCCGACAATGCCCATCCGGCCTTCTCGCGGATGTTCGTGCGGACCGAAATCGGCAAGCGCGGCGACGTGATCCGTGCGGTGCGCAACAAGCGCAATCCCAATGAGCCGGACATGTGGGTCGCCCACCTGATCGTCGACAATTCCGGGTCATCGCGCCATACGGAATTTGAAACCGACCGCCGCCGCTTCATCGGGCGCGGACGCACGCTTGCCGAGGCGCAGGCCTTCGACGCAGGCGCAAGCCTTTCCGGCACCGACGGCTTCACGCTCGATCCGGTCCTGTCGCTGCGCCGCGTGGTGCGGGTTCCGGCCGGAAAGAAGGTCAGCGTGATCTACTGGACCATCGCGGCTCCCTCGCGCGAGGAAGTCGACATGGCGATCGATCGCTACCGGCATCCCGACGCCTTCAGCCACGAAATGGTTCATGCCTGGACGCGGGCGCAGGTGCAGATGCGCCACATCGGCGTGACGTCGAAGCAGGCGGCGGCCTTCCAGCTGCTCGGCCGCTACCTCGTCTATCCCGACATGCACCTGCGCGCCGATGCAACCACGGTCGAAAGTGGTCTTGCCTCGCAATCCGCACTCTGGCCGCTGGCGATCTCCGGCGATTATCCGATCATCGCGCTGCGCATCAATGACGAGATGGACCTCGGCATTGCCCGCGAGGCACTGATGGCGCAGGAATATCTGCGCTCGCGCGGGCTAACGGTCGATCTGGTGATCGTCAATGAACGTGCTGCTTCCTATGCACAGGACATGCAGCACGCGCTGGATGCGGCCTGCGAGAATTTCCGCCGCCTCGGCCAGGCCGATGGCTTGCGCCAGCACATTTTCGCCGTGCGTCGCGACCTGATGGACCTCGCCACCTGGCAGGCCTTGATTGCGGCGTCGCGGGCCGTGTTCCATGCTGCCAACGGCACGGTTGCCGACCAGATCGACCGGGCGGTTTCGCTGTTCTCGCCGCCTTTCAAGGCAGAGACGGCACCTGTTGCCGAACAGGTCCTGACATTGCCGGTGCTGACGGCACCTGAAGAAAGGACGGTGACCGATTACGGTGACCTCGACTTCTGGAACGGCTATGGTGGCTTCAGCCGCGACGGGCATGAATATGTGGTCAGGCTTTACGGTGGACAGGCGTCGCCGCAGCCGTGGATCAACGTGATTGCCAACAGCAATTTCGGCTTCCATGTATCGGCGGAAGGCTGTGGCTTTACCTGGAGCGAGAATTCCCGGGATTACCAGCTGACGCCCTGGTCGAATGATGCCGTCATCAACCGGCCCGGCGAAGCCTTCTATATCAGTGACCGAGAGAGCGGGTCGGTCATGACTCCGTTTGCGGCCCTGTCGCGGGACAGAAATGCGCTGTTTGAAGCCCGGCATGGCCGGGGCTACAGTGTCTTCGTTACCGATCAGAACCAACTGTCGATTGAGCTGCTGCAGACCGTCGATACGGTCGAGCCGGTAAAGATTTCGAGATTGCGGCTGACCAACAACGGGCCGGAGGCGCGCCATCTGCGCGTCTATGCCTATGTGGAATGGGTGCTCGGCAACAATCCGCAAAAGACCGCACCCTATGTCATGACATCACAGGATGCGGACGGTTCGGCGCTGTTTGCCAGCAATCCCTACAGTCTCGATTATGCCAATCGCATCGCCTTCCTCGCCTCGCGCGATGTGCCGGGCAGTGTGACGACCAGCCGGCGCGAATTCATCGGCCCTGCCGGGTCGATCCTGTCACCTGCGGCCGTCAAGAGCGGAGCGGCTTTGTCGAATGCGGTGGATTTCGACGGCGACCCCGCCGCCGCGATCGCCATCGACGTGACGGTCAGGCCTGGCGAAAGCCGGGATGTGTTTGTCTATCTCGGCGATGCCGCCAACCGGGAAGACGCTCGTGCGGCCCTCGGCTCCGTCCGTGGCCGGGATTTCGAGACGGTGCTGGCCGATACCCATGCCTTCTGGGCGCGCTTTACCGGCACGATTGCCGTCAAGACGCCGGACAAGGCGTTTGACCTGATGATCAATGGCTGGCTGCCCTATCAGGCTCTGGCCTGCCGTATCCGTGCCCGCGCCGCCTTCTATCAGGCCAGCGGTGCCTATGGTTTCCGTGACCAGTTGCAGGATACGCTTGCCTTCCTCATTCAGGATCCAACGCTCGCCCGGGCGCAGATCATCAACGCCGCCTCCCGCCAGTTTGTTGAGGGCGATGTCCAGCATTGGTGGCTGCCGCAGACCGGGGCAGGGGTCAGAACGCTGATATCAGACGATGTCGTGTGGCTGGCCCATGCGGTTGACCGTTACGTGGATGTCACCGGCGACGTGGGCCTGCTGGACGAACAGATTGCCTTCCTGTCCGGCGAGGCGCTGGCAGAAGGCCAGCATGATGCCTTCTATCGGCCCGAGACGTCGCAGCAGACCGCGTCGATCTATGAACATGCCGCTCTTGGTCTCGATCTTGCCATCCGTCGCACCGGTGAAAACGGCCTGCCGCTGATTCTCGGCGGCGACTGGAACGACGGCATGAACCGGGTCGGCATCGAGGGCCGGGGCACCAGCGTCTGGCTGGGCTGGCTGCTGGCCGGTACACTTGACACCTTCCTCGCCCATGCCCGGACCCGCGACGACGGCGTGCGCATCGACCGGTGGCAGACCCATCTTGAGAAACTGCGCGGCGCGCTGGAAGAGGCTGGCTGGGACGGCCACTATTACCGGCGCGGGACCTTCGACGACGGAACCCTCTTGGGCTCCGCGGTGAGCGAGGAGTGCCGCATCGATTCGATTGCCCAGTCCTGGAGCGTGCTGTCGCGCCAGGGCCAGCCGGACCGCCAGCAGGCGGCAATGAATGCCGTGATGGACCAGCTTGTCGACCGTGATGCCGGCATGCTGCGGCTGTTTTCGCCCCCCTTCGAGACCACCAGCCACGACCCCGGCTATATCAAGGCCTATCCGCCCGGCGTTCGGGAAAATGGCGGTCAATATACCCATGCCGCCACCTGGGTGGTGCTGGCACTGGCAGAGCTCGGGCGCGGCGACGACGCCCATGCCTGCTTCTCGCTGCTCAATCCGGTCAATCATGCCCTGACCCGGACGCAAGCCGATATCTACCGGGTCGAGCCCTATGTGGTGGCTGCCGATGTCTATGGTGAAGGCGATCTCGCCCGGCGCGGTGGCTGGACCTGGTATACGGGCTCGGCGGGCTGGCTCTACCGGGCAGGCGTGGAGGGGATTCTCGGGATCACCAAGCGGAAAAACCGCATCCTTCTCGCCCCCGCCTTGCCGCAGGATTGGGATCGCGTCGATGTCGACATGACCGTGGGCGGTCGCATGCGCCGCATCGCCATGATCCGCAAGAATGGTGACATCGAGGTAAGTGTCGACGGCACGGTACTCGACAATCCCAAGGAGGGCTTTGCCCTTTGA
- a CDS encoding aromatic ring-hydroxylating dioxygenase subunit alpha: MNQTLRNTGIPANWDRRGLPGWSYHSEALLELEKEHVFLNHWQIACHVSDIPEPGNYLSFDMMGERALIVRDAKGTVRAFHNICRHRGSRLVAEERGSCRNALVCPFHGWVYNLDGTLRGAARPESFPDLDKVTFGLQPVEFEIWNGLVFVRFRPGPQGTVAETLGIFDAELKQYDMESYVPTDGMWTQESPVNWKSVRDVDNEGYHVAMAHPALQDLYGSTYYDIPMKNGVSSSHANYNPYAGRRWSVRHYMKIAPEPQRLPEHLRRKWAYYGMFPNSVISVTPETIGFYQEFPLSTGKSVLRGSVYRQKVETRQERLARYLAFRIDRDTTAEDIQLTVWSNEAMLSRAFKGFYLSDLEFGVRAHHDHLRQQLPVLNVETLPEGVDLAALNDRMRSEMQVA; this comes from the coding sequence ATGAACCAGACCCTGCGCAACACCGGCATCCCCGCCAATTGGGACCGCCGGGGCCTGCCCGGCTGGAGCTACCATAGCGAGGCACTGCTGGAGCTCGAGAAGGAGCATGTGTTCCTGAACCACTGGCAGATTGCCTGCCATGTCAGCGACATCCCGGAGCCTGGCAATTACCTGAGCTTCGACATGATGGGGGAACGGGCGCTGATCGTGCGGGACGCGAAGGGCACGGTTCGCGCCTTCCACAATATCTGCCGTCATCGCGGCTCGCGGCTGGTGGCCGAAGAGCGCGGCAGCTGCCGCAATGCGCTCGTCTGCCCCTTCCACGGCTGGGTCTACAATCTCGACGGCACGCTGCGCGGTGCGGCGAGGCCGGAATCCTTCCCCGACCTCGACAAGGTCACCTTCGGCCTGCAGCCGGTGGAATTCGAGATCTGGAACGGGCTGGTGTTTGTGCGCTTCCGCCCTGGCCCGCAGGGAACGGTTGCCGAGACACTGGGCATCTTCGATGCTGAACTGAAGCAGTATGACATGGAAAGCTATGTGCCGACCGACGGCATGTGGACACAGGAGTCGCCGGTCAACTGGAAATCGGTGCGCGACGTCGACAACGAGGGCTACCATGTCGCCATGGCCCATCCGGCGCTGCAGGACCTCTACGGCTCGACCTATTACGACATCCCGATGAAGAATGGCGTGTCGAGCTCGCATGCCAATTACAATCCCTATGCCGGCCGCCGCTGGAGCGTGCGCCACTACATGAAGATCGCGCCAGAGCCGCAGCGCCTGCCGGAGCACCTGCGCCGCAAATGGGCCTATTACGGCATGTTCCCGAACTCGGTGATCTCGGTCACGCCGGAAACGATCGGCTTTTACCAGGAATTTCCGCTGTCGACCGGCAAGAGCGTGCTGCGCGGCTCGGTTTACCGCCAGAAGGTGGAAACCCGCCAGGAGCGACTCGCCCGCTATCTTGCCTTTCGCATCGACCGGGACACCACGGCGGAAGACATCCAGCTGACGGTCTGGTCGAATGAGGCGATGCTGTCCAGGGCCTTCAAGGGTTTCTACCTGTCTGACCTCGAATTCGGCGTGCGGGCCCATCACGACCACCTGCGCCAGCAATTGCCGGTGCTCAACGTCGAGACCCTGCCTGAAGGCGTGGATCTTGCTGCCCTCAATGACCGGATGCGGTCCGAAATGCAGGTCGCCTGA